Proteins co-encoded in one Chloroflexota bacterium genomic window:
- a CDS encoding ABC transporter permease translates to MRAYLVRRIGYMVLAWWILSALIFIVIQLPPGDYLSTHLAALKAEGLTLNESEIENLRIYYGLDRTPVEQYVNWITRFVRGDMGRSFGSYGGGSRRTVLSILQEVVPPTMLVTSISLTLTYLIAVPIGIYSATNQYSIGDYAFTAIGFIGLATPNFMIALMLMYFLFQVFNVSPGGLFSPEYLLAPWSLAKLWDMINHLWVPVFVVATAGTAGLIRVMRGVLLDELGKQYVITARAKGVPERRLLFKYPVRMALNPIISTVGWTLPAIVSGSAITAIVLNIPMTGAVLLVALRVQDMHLAGSILMVEAALTIFGTLLSDVLLVIVDPRIRQERTAV, encoded by the coding sequence GTGAGGGCTTACCTTGTTCGGCGCATCGGCTACATGGTGCTCGCCTGGTGGATTCTGAGCGCTCTGATATTCATTGTCATTCAGCTGCCTCCGGGCGACTACCTTTCGACCCACCTCGCTGCACTCAAGGCTGAGGGATTAACCCTCAACGAGTCAGAGATTGAGAATCTGCGCATCTACTATGGATTGGACCGAACCCCCGTCGAACAGTACGTGAATTGGATCACGCGTTTCGTGCGGGGCGACATGGGGCGGTCATTCGGAAGCTACGGTGGAGGCTCGCGCCGCACCGTGCTCTCGATCCTGCAAGAAGTAGTGCCACCAACGATGCTGGTTACGTCGATTTCTCTCACCTTGACGTATTTGATCGCCGTGCCAATAGGCATCTACTCAGCAACTAATCAATATAGCATTGGAGACTATGCATTCACTGCGATTGGCTTTATTGGACTTGCTACTCCTAATTTCATGATTGCACTCATGCTCATGTATTTCTTATTTCAAGTATTCAATGTCAGTCCAGGCGGGCTCTTTTCGCCCGAATATCTCCTTGCGCCATGGAGTCTTGCGAAGCTCTGGGACATGATCAATCACCTCTGGGTTCCGGTGTTCGTCGTCGCCACAGCCGGAACGGCGGGCCTTATTCGTGTGATGCGGGGCGTGCTTCTGGATGAGCTGGGCAAGCAATACGTCATCACGGCGCGCGCCAAAGGCGTTCCTGAGCGACGACTACTGTTCAAGTACCCGGTCCGCATGGCATTGAACCCCATCATCAGCACCGTGGGATGGACGTTGCCGGCCATTGTCTCGGGCAGCGCCATCACAGCCATCGTGCTCAACATCCCGATGACCGGGGCGGTCCTGCTGGTGGCGTTGCGTGTTCAGGATATGCACTTGGCCGGCAGCATCCTGATGGTCGAGGCGGCGCTCACGATCTTTGGCACCCTCCTTTCGGACGTGCTGCTGGTGATCGTGGACCCTCGAATTCGGCAGGAAAGAACGGCTGTCTGA
- a CDS encoding ABC transporter substrate-binding protein: MTAGTAAMSVLAACGEAEVTEKTVTVTVTEVKEVIKEVPVETVVRQEVIKEVPIETVVTKEIIKEVPVEVVKEVQVETIVTKEVVKEIPVERVVIKEVATPSRFSEAPMLAARVQAGSLPPVDSRLPKDPWVIEPVEQVGNYGGTLRLGGIRRSIEIGYGGDASLMAYAMTGTELFLDLAKNLDVSSDLQTFTFEIREGHKWSDGAPFTADDFMFTYEDFWGNDLANPSGSLQHGAERIGLREIVKVEDTVVEFKFDRPAPQYLDRMGRYSGDPWVFSPRHYLERFHEKYNSDAQRLAEKAGFETWADHFKSKFYYGPSTSLSREDAAFRPALGPWVNVGASPDVTQFARNPYYHAVDTAGNQLPYIDYVNHFWIKDKEVYQIKVTAGELDFAQFVLDLKNMELYRAEEDRGGYRTLVASSLRTSAMSLFPNQTYKDPAVAAIFREKDFRVAASVAINREAINETLFFGLARPFTPYLLESYSFFKPEWGTLHTEYDPDQANSLLDGIGLDKRDSDGWRLRPDGERFSILLTVSDQEGPKEDMATLIVKDWQAVGLHAEWQFEEEALFRERAKTFTEVMMPQDISEAAAYFTRWASWHYGMDTYESYWAGSWAQWIQTDGAEGEEPPDWMKEAKRLREEWRRAVPGSAEYDDLGVKFWSYFYDQYPIIGTVGYPPQPTIVNQSLRNVPTGINFAAAINFVRPYGFPQFYYDG; encoded by the coding sequence GGTCGTCAAGGAGGTTCAGGTCGAGACGATTGTCACGAAGGAAGTCGTCAAGGAAATTCCCGTCGAGCGCGTCGTCATCAAGGAAGTGGCGACGCCGTCCCGCTTCTCGGAGGCGCCGATGCTGGCAGCCAGGGTCCAGGCGGGCTCGCTGCCTCCAGTCGATAGCCGTCTGCCGAAGGACCCGTGGGTTATCGAGCCGGTCGAGCAAGTCGGGAACTACGGCGGCACGCTGCGGCTGGGCGGCATTCGCCGATCGATTGAGATCGGCTACGGGGGCGACGCCAGTCTCATGGCTTACGCCATGACGGGTACCGAGCTGTTTCTCGACCTCGCCAAGAACCTCGATGTCTCCAGTGATTTGCAGACGTTCACCTTCGAGATTCGGGAAGGCCACAAGTGGTCCGACGGCGCGCCGTTTACGGCTGACGATTTCATGTTCACCTACGAGGACTTTTGGGGCAACGACCTCGCCAACCCGAGCGGCAGTCTTCAGCACGGCGCCGAGAGGATCGGACTCCGCGAGATCGTGAAGGTCGAAGACACGGTGGTCGAGTTCAAGTTCGACCGGCCCGCGCCCCAGTACCTGGATCGCATGGGACGGTACTCCGGCGATCCATGGGTGTTCTCACCGCGGCACTACCTCGAGCGTTTCCACGAGAAGTACAACTCGGACGCGCAGCGGCTCGCCGAGAAAGCCGGATTTGAAACCTGGGCCGATCACTTCAAGTCCAAGTTCTACTACGGGCCCAGCACGTCGCTGTCGCGTGAGGATGCGGCCTTCCGGCCTGCGCTTGGACCCTGGGTCAACGTCGGCGCCTCGCCCGACGTCACGCAGTTCGCGCGAAACCCCTACTACCACGCGGTCGATACGGCCGGAAACCAGTTGCCGTACATCGACTACGTCAACCACTTCTGGATCAAGGACAAGGAGGTCTACCAGATCAAGGTCACGGCTGGTGAGCTTGACTTTGCACAGTTCGTGCTCGACCTCAAGAACATGGAGCTGTATCGGGCGGAGGAGGACCGCGGCGGATACCGCACGTTGGTTGCTTCCAGCTTGCGAACGTCGGCCATGTCCCTGTTCCCGAACCAGACGTACAAGGATCCGGCGGTCGCCGCCATCTTTCGGGAGAAGGACTTCCGGGTCGCGGCTTCAGTGGCCATCAACCGCGAGGCCATCAACGAGACCTTGTTCTTTGGCTTGGCGCGGCCGTTCACGCCCTACCTGCTTGAGTCGTACAGCTTCTTCAAGCCGGAGTGGGGCACGCTCCACACCGAGTACGATCCCGACCAGGCCAATAGCCTGCTCGATGGGATTGGGCTCGACAAGCGCGACAGCGATGGCTGGCGCCTGAGGCCCGACGGTGAGCGGTTCAGCATTTTGCTGACGGTCTCCGACCAAGAGGGCCCCAAGGAAGACATGGCCACGTTGATCGTGAAGGACTGGCAAGCGGTGGGTCTCCATGCCGAGTGGCAGTTTGAAGAGGAAGCGCTCTTCCGCGAACGGGCGAAGACGTTTACCGAAGTGATGATGCCCCAGGACATCAGTGAAGCGGCGGCCTACTTCACACGTTGGGCGTCCTGGCACTACGGCATGGACACGTATGAGAGCTATTGGGCCGGCAGTTGGGCTCAATGGATCCAAACCGACGGCGCGGAAGGCGAGGAGCCGCCGGACTGGATGAAAGAGGCCAAGCGCCTGCGTGAGGAGTGGCGCCGGGCAGTGCCGGGCTCAGCCGAGTACGACGATCTCGGCGTGAAGTTCTGGTCCTATTTCTACGACCAGTACCCCATTATCGGCACCGTCGGCTATCCGCCGCAGCCGACCATCGTCAATCAGTCGCTGCGTAACGTGCCGACAGGCATTAACTTCGCTGCCGCGATCAACTTCGTGCGGCCCTACGGCTTCCCGCAGTTCTACTACGACGGGTAG
- a CDS encoding ABC transporter permease: protein MWRKMRRHRLGMVSLCLLAIAYFFALTYDFWIPYKETSDHGFLNSPPSRIHLWDSEGNFQGPFVYGIKSELDPVEFKRVYEDDLSVINRIVFFQRGEPYKFWGLWEMDLHFFGVEDGKVFLFGTDRLGRDLFSRVMAGARISLSIGLIGVLLSFVLGVVIGSVSGYIGGTTDILIQRFIEVVISIPSIPLWMAIGAAIPPFWTPIQRYFAITVVLSVIGWAGLARVVRGKILELREHDYVMAAKVAGAGHMRLIFDHMVPGFMSYLIVSLTLTVPNMILAETSLSFLGLGIREPSVSWGSLMQDAQNVRSIALYPWMLIPGIFVIVVVLLFNFMGDGLRDAADPYT, encoded by the coding sequence ATGTGGCGCAAAATGCGTCGGCACAGGCTGGGCATGGTTAGCCTGTGCCTGCTGGCGATCGCCTACTTCTTTGCGCTGACCTATGACTTTTGGATTCCATATAAGGAGACCTCAGACCACGGATTTCTGAACTCTCCGCCTTCGCGCATCCACCTTTGGGATAGCGAAGGCAACTTTCAGGGACCGTTCGTCTACGGGATCAAGTCGGAGCTGGACCCGGTGGAGTTCAAGCGAGTCTACGAAGACGATCTTTCCGTGATAAACAGAATTGTCTTCTTTCAACGCGGTGAGCCGTACAAATTTTGGGGCCTTTGGGAGATGGACCTCCACTTCTTTGGTGTAGAGGATGGCAAGGTATTTCTCTTTGGGACGGACAGGCTGGGACGCGATCTGTTCTCGCGCGTCATGGCGGGTGCTCGGATCAGTCTCTCGATCGGTCTCATCGGAGTTTTGCTCAGTTTTGTGCTCGGCGTGGTCATCGGCTCCGTGTCCGGCTATATCGGCGGCACGACCGACATCCTGATTCAACGGTTTATCGAGGTCGTGATCTCCATTCCGTCGATCCCGCTGTGGATGGCCATCGGTGCGGCAATCCCGCCGTTCTGGACACCCATCCAGCGTTACTTCGCAATCACGGTGGTGCTGTCGGTGATCGGCTGGGCCGGCCTGGCGCGCGTGGTGCGGGGCAAGATTCTTGAGTTGCGCGAGCACGACTACGTCATGGCGGCCAAGGTCGCCGGCGCTGGGCACATGCGGCTGATCTTCGACCACATGGTCCCCGGTTTCATGAGCTACTTGATCGTCAGCCTGACATTGACGGTGCCGAACATGATCCTCGCCGAGACCTCGCTGAGCTTCTTGGGGCTGGGGATTCGTGAGCCCTCGGTGAGTTGGGGAAGCCTGATGCAAGACGCCCAGAACGTGCGCAGCATTGCTCTCTATCCCTGGATGCTCATTCCGGGCATCTTCGTGATCGTCGTGGTGCTGTTATTCAACTTCATGGGTGATGGCTTGCGCGACGCAGCCGATCCATACACCTAG